In one window of bacterium DNA:
- a CDS encoding DUF1385 domain-containing protein, whose amino-acid sequence MGGQAVIEGVMMRSPHRVAVAVRKPNGEIAVRTFPYTPLAKRKKWIGQPVIRGAVGLVESLKIGIGALNWSAEQAAPEEEAAKPKSKAKDRLTLAGTMLLATVIALALFLYFPLWVGRTAVGSHGSELSAAGQIGLNIVAGAVRVLILLGYMWAISFWKDIHRVFQYHGSEHKTIFAFEKGDELSADRVLKHTRFHPRCGTSFLLIVALSAIIFFAIVDSIVTAVWGDYPSVLARFAVHLPLVPLVAGISYEILKFSAKHTENRLVKVAIQPGLWLQKITTQEPDPAMCEVAVTALRTALRNGESPESADAQPVPEKDQVLQHPTE is encoded by the coding sequence ATGGGCGGGCAAGCGGTAATCGAGGGCGTCATGATGCGCAGTCCCCACCGCGTAGCCGTGGCCGTCCGCAAACCCAATGGCGAGATCGCCGTCCGCACTTTTCCATACACTCCTCTCGCCAAGCGCAAGAAATGGATCGGCCAGCCTGTCATTCGGGGAGCCGTCGGACTGGTCGAGTCGCTGAAGATTGGCATCGGAGCCCTCAACTGGTCGGCCGAACAGGCCGCGCCGGAAGAGGAAGCCGCCAAGCCGAAATCCAAAGCCAAAGATCGCCTGACCCTCGCCGGAACGATGTTGCTGGCCACCGTTATCGCTCTGGCTCTGTTTCTATACTTCCCTCTGTGGGTGGGGCGGACCGCCGTCGGCAGCCATGGCAGCGAACTCTCGGCAGCCGGTCAGATCGGACTCAACATCGTGGCCGGGGCCGTACGGGTCCTAATCCTCCTCGGCTACATGTGGGCGATCTCCTTCTGGAAGGACATTCACCGGGTCTTTCAATACCACGGTTCCGAGCACAAGACCATCTTCGCCTTCGAGAAGGGCGATGAACTGTCTGCCGACCGGGTCCTCAAACACACCCGTTTCCATCCCCGCTGCGGCACCAGCTTCCTCCTGATCGTTGCTCTCTCGGCCATCATCTTCTTCGCCATCGTGGACAGCATCGTGACCGCCGTGTGGGGGGACTATCCGAGCGTCTTGGCCCGCTTCGCCGTCCATTTGCCGCTGGTCCCGCTGGTCGCCGGGATTTCATATGAAATATTAAAGTTCTCAGCCAAACATACCGAAAATCGGCTGGTTAAAGTGGCAATCCAACCCGGTCTATGGCTCCAGAAAATCACCACTCAAGAGCCTGATCCGGCCATGTGCGAAGTCGCCGTTACGGCTCTTCGTACGGCTCTCCGGAACGGAGAATCTCCCGAATCCGCTGATGCTCAACCGGTCCCGGAAAAGGATCAAGTCTTGCAGCATCCAACGGAATAG
- the rpmE gene encoding 50S ribosomal protein L31 — MKNDFHPGYHLITVNCACGHTFQTRSTQAGDSMKVEICSACHPFFTGQQKLVDTAGRVDKFLRKYKKAKA, encoded by the coding sequence ATGAAAAACGACTTCCATCCCGGATACCACTTGATCACCGTGAACTGTGCCTGCGGACACACGTTCCAGACCCGTTCCACTCAGGCGGGCGACTCCATGAAGGTCGAAATCTGTTCTGCCTGCCACCCCTTCTTTACCGGCCAGCAAAAGCTCGTGGATACCGCCGGTCGGGTGGACAAGTTCCTCCGGAAGTACAAGAAAGCTAAGGCTTAA
- a CDS encoding T9SS type A sorting domain-containing protein produces MFVLAVVILLTLAGSAPAQTFNDFLARLYSLPESERPAIVDSFMAVVQGFPYLENDTVAHFIYRGTAQQVTVPGDANNWNPNSYPMNTVSGTDFWYHSRGFESDARLDYKFVLNGSTWILDPRNPYTVVGGYGPNSELRMPDYAMPPEIEYRPEIPHGALRDTMFYSTNLGNTRRVRVYTPPDYNGSEDSFGIILFHDGLEYIALASANNVLDYLIWQQRIAPVIAVFVPPVNRTGEYAGNLKEEFGAFIVDELMPWVDEEFRTLSNLSQRATLGASNGGNIALWLGLHHGEVFGRIAAQSSNVETEISSAIQSGPQLPLEFYLDLGTYDIPVLIPLVRNFVSILDGRGYTYEYHEYHEGHSWGNWRAHMDNALERFFPFQTGTTPSPPASAPGRIELAVYPNPFNAVAVVQFQLPVSGRVQLVLYNVRGQAVRTVTEGVFSSGSHQVAVDSADLSTGIYFLRLFGAQGNAVQKLLLVK; encoded by the coding sequence ATGTTTGTGCTCGCAGTGGTCATCCTACTGACTCTGGCGGGATCAGCTCCAGCCCAGACCTTCAATGATTTTCTGGCCCGGCTGTACTCGCTGCCCGAATCCGAACGGCCCGCTATCGTGGACAGTTTCATGGCGGTTGTGCAGGGCTTCCCCTACCTTGAAAACGATACCGTCGCGCACTTCATCTATCGCGGCACGGCGCAGCAAGTGACCGTCCCCGGCGATGCCAATAATTGGAATCCGAATTCGTATCCGATGAATACGGTGTCGGGAACGGATTTCTGGTATCATTCCCGCGGGTTCGAGTCGGACGCGCGGCTGGACTACAAGTTCGTTTTAAACGGATCCACGTGGATTCTCGATCCTCGGAATCCGTACACGGTGGTGGGAGGATACGGTCCCAATTCGGAACTGCGGATGCCGGACTATGCGATGCCGCCCGAGATCGAGTACCGGCCGGAGATCCCGCATGGAGCTTTGCGGGACACGATGTTCTACAGCACGAATCTGGGGAATACGCGGAGAGTGCGAGTATACACTCCCCCGGACTACAACGGATCGGAAGACTCATTCGGAATAATCCTGTTCCACGACGGGCTGGAGTATATCGCGCTGGCGAGCGCGAACAACGTGCTGGACTATCTGATTTGGCAACAGCGAATCGCACCGGTGATCGCGGTGTTCGTTCCGCCGGTCAATCGAACCGGAGAGTACGCGGGCAATCTCAAGGAAGAATTCGGCGCTTTCATCGTGGACGAACTCATGCCGTGGGTGGACGAGGAGTTCCGGACTTTGTCGAATCTCTCTCAGCGGGCGACCTTGGGCGCATCGAACGGCGGGAATATCGCGCTGTGGCTGGGGCTTCATCACGGGGAGGTATTCGGGAGGATTGCCGCGCAGTCGAGCAACGTGGAGACCGAGATTTCGAGCGCGATTCAGAGCGGGCCCCAACTGCCGCTTGAGTTCTATCTCGATCTGGGAACCTATGATATTCCGGTGCTGATTCCACTCGTGCGGAACTTCGTTTCGATTCTCGATGGGCGCGGGTACACGTACGAATACCACGAGTATCACGAGGGTCACAGTTGGGGGAATTGGCGAGCGCACATGGACAATGCTCTCGAGAGGTTCTTTCCGTTTCAGACGGGCACGACACCAAGCCCGCCGGCGAGCGCGCCCGGCCGAATCGAACTCGCCGTGTATCCGAATCCGTTTAACGCGGTGGCGGTGGTGCAGTTCCAGCTTCCGGTCTCCGGGCGTGTCCAGCTTGTGCTGTACAATGTGCGAGGGCAGGCGGTGAGGACGGTGACGGAAGGAGTGTTTTCGTCCGGATCACATCAAGTGGCCGTGGATTCCGCGGATCTTTCTACAGGGATTTACTTCCTGCGGCTTTTTGGTGCGCAGGGAAATGCGGTGCAGAAGTTGTTGCTGGTGAAGTAG